A window from Dehalobacter sp. DCA encodes these proteins:
- a CDS encoding HyaD/HybD family hydrogenase maturation endopeptidase: MTPPKIMLMGVGNVLLSDEGLGVQFLNEFKPEELPDNVELLEGGTAGLELVHLIKEIDFLIIVDAINAQTEPGSVFRFCPEDIRVFPEKYQVSFHQVGILEVLALADILGNTPQTLIYGVQPKSLEWGMDLSEEIKAVFPRLKEQMFKEFAQINAASSFLDIPHAE, from the coding sequence ATGACTCCACCAAAAATTATGCTGATGGGCGTAGGGAACGTTTTACTAAGTGACGAAGGCTTAGGCGTTCAGTTTTTAAATGAATTTAAGCCTGAAGAACTTCCTGACAATGTCGAGCTGCTGGAAGGCGGAACAGCCGGTCTGGAACTGGTCCATCTGATCAAGGAAATTGATTTTCTGATCATCGTGGATGCGATCAATGCCCAGACAGAGCCTGGCAGTGTCTTCCGGTTCTGTCCGGAAGATATCCGGGTTTTCCCGGAGAAGTACCAAGTATCGTTTCATCAGGTGGGCATTCTGGAAGTTCTTGCACTGGCGGACATTCTGGGAAATACTCCCCAAACCCTGATCTACGGTGTTCAGCCGAAGAGTCTTGAATGGGGCATGGACCTGTCCGAGGAGATTAAGGCGGTTTTCCCGCGACTCAAGGAACAAATGTTCAAGGAATTCGCCCAGATCAATGCCGCATCCAGCTTCCTGGATATTCCGCATGCCGAATAG
- a CDS encoding pyridoxal phosphate-dependent aminotransferase — MKLSQRILGMKPSATLAVDAKAKELKSQGKNVISFGSGEPDFVSPPSAFKYAAEAMEKGKTHYTSTPGIPELRKEICTYYQKEFGLEFDPGQVVVGPGAKPCIYEALAAIVDPGDEIVLLAPAWVSYIEQIHLVDGKSVIVETEDSGFVPRLDRVEAAITDRTIALLLNSPSNPTGVLFDEKTVRGLAEIAQKHDLWLIWDEIYEKLVYGQNKHINPLQLMPELASRTIIINGVSKAYAMTGWRIGYSIAPLELSSKINSFQSHLTSNACSIAQWAAVGAMRESREDVLRMKAAFSDRRDLICGLLREMPHISFPEPEGAFYVFVNIKNCIERSFEGQKIKDDIGFCNRLLDSELVAVVPGSAFLAPGYLRISYASSPEQITEGMRRLHRFLDKLK; from the coding sequence ATGAAGCTGTCCCAGCGCATTCTGGGCATGAAGCCGTCTGCTACGTTGGCTGTTGATGCCAAAGCCAAAGAACTAAAGAGTCAGGGGAAGAATGTTATTTCGTTTGGATCCGGGGAACCAGATTTCGTGTCCCCGCCGTCCGCTTTCAAGTATGCAGCGGAAGCGATGGAAAAAGGGAAAACTCATTACACATCAACACCTGGGATACCTGAGCTTCGTAAGGAAATTTGTACGTATTACCAAAAGGAATTTGGTCTGGAATTTGATCCGGGACAGGTAGTTGTTGGCCCGGGAGCCAAACCTTGCATATATGAAGCGCTGGCAGCGATTGTTGATCCAGGGGATGAGATTGTCCTGCTTGCGCCGGCTTGGGTAAGCTATATTGAACAGATCCATCTTGTAGATGGGAAATCGGTGATCGTGGAAACAGAAGATAGTGGTTTTGTACCAAGATTGGACCGCGTGGAAGCCGCAATTACGGACAGAACTATCGCACTTTTGCTGAACTCCCCATCCAATCCGACAGGGGTCCTATTTGACGAGAAGACCGTTAGAGGCCTTGCTGAGATCGCCCAGAAGCATGATCTCTGGCTGATTTGGGATGAGATTTATGAGAAGTTAGTTTACGGTCAGAACAAACATATTAATCCGCTGCAGCTTATGCCGGAGCTGGCTTCCCGGACAATTATCATTAACGGGGTGAGCAAAGCCTATGCGATGACAGGCTGGCGGATCGGTTATTCGATTGCCCCTCTCGAGTTATCTTCCAAGATCAATTCATTTCAAAGCCATCTTACCTCCAATGCCTGCTCCATTGCCCAATGGGCCGCGGTCGGGGCGATGCGGGAAAGCAGGGAAGATGTGCTGAGAATGAAGGCAGCTTTTAGTGACAGACGGGATCTGATCTGCGGACTTTTGCGTGAAATGCCGCATATCTCCTTTCCGGAACCAGAAGGTGCCTTTTATGTTTTTGTAAACATTAAGAACTGTATCGAAAGGTCCTTTGAAGGACAGAAGATCAAAGATGATATCGGATTCTGTAATAGGCTGCTTGATTCCGAACTGGTTGCCGTCGTACCCGGCAGTGCTTTCCTGGCGCCGGGATATTTACGGATATCCTATGCGAGTTCTCCGGAACAGATAACCGAAGGTATGAGAAGGCTGCATCGTTTTCTGGATAAGCTGAAATAA
- a CDS encoding iron-sulfur cluster assembly scaffold protein: protein MDYSDKVIEHFMCPQNVGSMPDADGEGIFGDVSCGDSLTIYLKVKDGILTDISYLVFGCAAAVAASSMFTVLVKGRSIEEALNIGGRDVFDALDGLPASKVHCSVLGPQALKKAIEDYESKRKDQS, encoded by the coding sequence GTGGATTATTCGGATAAAGTTATTGAACATTTTATGTGCCCACAAAATGTGGGCAGCATGCCTGATGCAGATGGCGAAGGAATCTTTGGGGATGTGTCCTGCGGAGATTCACTGACGATCTATCTGAAAGTAAAGGATGGTATCCTGACGGATATCAGTTACCTGGTGTTTGGCTGTGCCGCGGCTGTAGCAGCAAGCAGCATGTTTACGGTTTTAGTCAAAGGGAGAAGTATTGAGGAGGCTTTAAACATAGGCGGCAGAGACGTTTTCGACGCGCTGGATGGCCTGCCGGCAAGTAAAGTCCATTGTTCCGTGCTGGGTCCCCAGGCCCTGAAAAAAGCTATCGAAGACTATGAATCCAAAAGAAAAGATCAGAGCTAA
- a CDS encoding Ig-like domain-containing alpha-2-macroglobulin family protein, which produces MAKNFRNLMSWKNSIGIALVLVMAISIFYGFDFFHLTDRTVLASDIAIKAVDLDQLGVDTTTTFLLTSKESLTEKTVKASLKLRPKFSYTLDKQNNGKSYKIIPEEELAPNTIYRLAFDPEASGKENLSWAFQTKAAFQVLRSLPGDKSTSVPVDTGIELTFSSDNYEISSLKDYFSISPEVKGAFEKHKKTLVFTPEALQPATVYTVTLKKGFVLPGTTETLFEDYRFSFETGTVEQNNPPFTFDLNTSLTEFSTSEQPAFSVYFTNNTYSGGQIIDTPPLHINLYRYPDHQIFQASLSKRDVLPDWSYYTWNHYLEKLPSAYILAEYDTEFLKTDPYNQYIMLPETLEAGYYSAEFQADESVRQVWFQVTDLAVYLAQGQDESLFWVNDLQTKTSVAEATVSLENKKITANTDKSGTVLIKQKLSGEQRSYAWIRQGGKEILVPIEAWYEESNTGQINPSDYWKYLYLDRALYKPGDTLNFWGISAPRSGNSAQGSRIEPLRDLTIEVYGYDGAYYPGGEISPVLTQETAVKDDCFQGQIKLPVLKPGYYELQVKSGDVQLLSRSFSVENYQKPAYQVTLAQDKKAIFAGEKVNFRFSAAFFESTPVPSLSLHYFLSDQEGDLTTDAKGTAVLSYTGKAHAENYTDYDFQTCAANATLPEAGEIYNYAELLVFKSKVYINGQAIRQKDTYALSAKLSSVDLTKLNNGEFASEENYLQGPVANAPVKAKLYQEVVTRTETGQYYDFISKKVVKSYNYDYATKLVSEFALTTASDGALKYTGQIDPKESYNLYLTAQDSDGRSFTRQLTISKQDPQPDNAYYFLQGTPGIDGYNPGDQVQVSMMVNSQVLNPAGRNILFYHGQKVIDAYQVSTTPKYSFLFTDSYIPNVTVGGVYFDGNSYYEASSVMISFASQTKKLNVAVQSDKTEYRPGDKVHLSLKVTDSNNAPVKRAQINLNLVDEALFSLQNQSVDLLNSLYGDNQYLTLITRKSHYHPGFYGFAESGGEGGSGRSDFRDTVLFTTLQTDSDGNASMDFTLPDNLTSWRVTYQAFTQNLQAGSGTSQLPVRLPFFVEVTLNSHYLTGDSPVVLTRSYGEKLKSNQNVSYTMKLTSPSGKEQTWRQSDTAFSAADWKLPALEAGTYRLTVSGSQNGLTDTLTKEFTAVKSFQQRIVSDRNLLTEGQGLKGSSEEPTTVIFSDSEKSQYLRGLYQLIWNNGSRLEQKLAAQEAARLLEKYFSDSPESNIPLVGDRGDRDSLLLYQRFDGGISILSYGESDPALSAMVASAAPGVFDDQALIRYFYRILEAEDAGESGKEGDQGNQGSQTPAADDESMILLGLASLGEPVLLQIDSYMQKEDLSAEEKINLALALLETGDGAYAKQVYQELLSTYQKDLGSVLRINVGSDQDDIILATTRMALLAARLDQPEKNKLYQYLLENPGKDILNTLEQLEILRYNLQYMASSPVSFTYELNGKKETKILKNMNFFKLTILPEDLTEISFTRIKGKVGMVSYYNVPIQSGEGSENTDLDISRTYRVGSTETNTFNRQNLVQVVLSYNIGDKAPQGLYEIVDVLPAGLALIPRPENYNEDPTAKNHWDYPTEVNGQKLVFHVGKDKGTITYLARVISPGEFNCEAPVLSNIKNSIVYTSGSQSRIVIK; this is translated from the coding sequence ATGGCGAAGAATTTCAGGAACTTGATGAGTTGGAAAAATTCAATCGGCATCGCCTTAGTTCTTGTAATGGCTATCAGCATTTTTTACGGATTTGACTTTTTCCATCTGACTGACAGGACAGTTTTGGCTTCGGATATCGCCATTAAAGCAGTTGACTTGGATCAGCTCGGGGTTGATACCACGACGACCTTTTTACTGACCAGCAAAGAAAGCCTGACTGAAAAAACAGTGAAGGCATCGCTCAAACTTCGTCCGAAATTTTCCTACACCTTGGATAAACAGAATAACGGCAAGAGCTATAAAATTATTCCCGAGGAAGAATTAGCACCGAATACGATTTATCGTCTGGCCTTTGATCCGGAAGCATCGGGAAAGGAAAACCTCAGCTGGGCCTTCCAGACCAAAGCAGCCTTTCAGGTGCTTCGTTCCCTTCCCGGAGATAAAAGCACCTCTGTTCCGGTAGACACAGGAATTGAATTGACTTTCTCTTCCGACAACTATGAAATTAGCAGCCTGAAGGATTATTTCAGTATCTCACCCGAGGTGAAGGGGGCTTTCGAAAAGCACAAAAAAACTCTGGTATTTACGCCGGAAGCACTGCAACCGGCCACCGTCTATACGGTCACGCTCAAAAAAGGCTTTGTACTCCCCGGTACGACGGAAACCCTGTTCGAAGACTATCGTTTCAGCTTTGAGACCGGGACGGTTGAACAGAACAATCCTCCTTTTACGTTTGATCTGAACACAAGTCTGACCGAATTCAGCACCAGTGAGCAGCCTGCATTTTCCGTATATTTCACCAACAATACGTATTCGGGAGGTCAAATCATAGACACGCCTCCGCTTCATATCAACCTTTACCGCTATCCGGATCACCAAATCTTTCAAGCCTCTCTCTCGAAACGGGATGTGCTGCCTGATTGGTCCTACTATACCTGGAACCATTATCTCGAAAAATTACCGTCAGCCTACATACTGGCTGAATATGACACCGAATTTCTGAAGACAGACCCTTACAATCAATACATCATGCTACCAGAAACGCTTGAAGCAGGGTACTATTCCGCAGAATTCCAGGCAGACGAATCCGTCAGGCAAGTCTGGTTCCAGGTAACCGATCTTGCCGTCTACCTTGCCCAGGGACAGGATGAAAGCCTCTTTTGGGTTAATGACCTGCAGACCAAAACATCCGTTGCTGAAGCCACTGTCAGTCTTGAAAATAAGAAGATTACTGCCAATACGGATAAATCCGGTACGGTTCTGATCAAGCAAAAGCTGTCCGGCGAGCAGAGAAGCTATGCCTGGATCCGGCAGGGAGGCAAAGAAATCCTTGTCCCTATAGAGGCCTGGTATGAAGAAAGTAACACCGGCCAGATCAATCCGTCGGATTACTGGAAGTATCTCTATTTGGACCGAGCACTTTATAAGCCTGGGGATACGTTGAACTTCTGGGGAATCTCTGCACCGCGGTCCGGGAACAGTGCGCAGGGCAGCCGGATTGAACCGCTTCGTGATCTCACGATTGAAGTGTATGGTTATGACGGCGCCTACTACCCTGGGGGTGAGATTTCTCCGGTCCTGACCCAGGAGACCGCAGTAAAAGATGATTGTTTTCAGGGTCAAATCAAACTTCCCGTTCTAAAACCCGGTTACTATGAACTGCAGGTTAAATCTGGCGATGTTCAGCTGCTCTCACGAAGCTTTTCCGTGGAAAACTACCAAAAACCGGCCTATCAAGTAACATTGGCTCAAGATAAGAAAGCAATCTTCGCTGGAGAGAAGGTGAATTTTCGGTTCTCAGCCGCCTTCTTTGAAAGCACGCCTGTCCCAAGTCTGTCTTTGCACTACTTTTTGTCTGATCAGGAAGGTGACCTGACTACCGATGCCAAAGGAACGGCGGTACTTTCCTATACCGGCAAGGCTCACGCAGAGAATTATACGGACTATGATTTCCAGACATGTGCGGCCAACGCCACCCTTCCCGAAGCAGGTGAAATCTACAATTACGCTGAATTGCTTGTCTTTAAGAGCAAAGTCTACATCAACGGCCAAGCGATCCGCCAGAAAGATACCTATGCCCTCTCCGCCAAATTATCATCTGTTGATTTGACCAAGCTAAACAATGGAGAATTTGCTTCTGAAGAGAACTATCTTCAGGGGCCGGTTGCCAATGCCCCGGTGAAAGCTAAGCTCTACCAGGAAGTCGTTACAAGAACCGAAACAGGTCAGTACTATGATTTCATCAGTAAAAAAGTAGTCAAATCTTATAATTATGACTATGCCACAAAACTGGTCAGTGAGTTTGCACTAACAACAGCTTCTGACGGAGCGCTGAAATATACAGGTCAAATTGATCCGAAGGAATCCTACAATCTCTATCTTACAGCACAGGACAGTGACGGCCGATCCTTTACAAGACAATTAACTATCAGCAAACAGGATCCTCAGCCGGATAACGCTTATTACTTCCTGCAGGGAACACCTGGTATTGACGGTTATAATCCTGGGGACCAAGTTCAGGTGTCCATGATGGTCAATAGCCAAGTTTTAAATCCTGCCGGAAGAAATATTTTATTCTACCACGGTCAAAAAGTCATTGATGCCTACCAGGTAAGCACCACCCCTAAGTACAGCTTTTTGTTTACCGATTCATACATTCCGAATGTTACCGTAGGCGGGGTCTACTTCGACGGGAACAGCTACTATGAAGCGAGCAGCGTCATGATATCGTTTGCAAGTCAAACAAAAAAACTGAATGTCGCGGTACAATCAGATAAGACTGAATATCGGCCCGGCGATAAAGTTCACTTAAGCCTTAAGGTGACCGACAGCAACAATGCCCCTGTTAAAAGGGCCCAGATCAATCTGAATCTTGTTGATGAAGCCTTATTCAGCCTGCAAAACCAGAGTGTGGATCTTTTGAACAGCCTCTATGGCGATAATCAGTATCTGACACTGATAACCAGAAAGTCCCATTATCACCCTGGTTTTTATGGTTTTGCCGAGTCTGGCGGGGAGGGCGGTTCGGGACGCAGTGATTTTCGGGATACCGTACTCTTCACCACGCTGCAAACCGACAGTGACGGGAATGCCTCAATGGACTTTACCCTGCCGGACAATCTGACATCCTGGCGGGTTACCTACCAGGCTTTTACTCAGAATCTTCAGGCTGGCAGCGGTACCTCGCAGCTTCCGGTACGTCTGCCGTTCTTTGTCGAAGTGACACTGAACAGCCATTATCTCACTGGAGACTCTCCAGTCGTCCTTACACGCTCTTATGGTGAAAAACTCAAAAGCAACCAAAATGTTTCTTATACCATGAAACTAACCAGTCCCAGCGGGAAGGAACAGACCTGGCGTCAAAGCGATACAGCATTTTCTGCTGCAGATTGGAAGCTGCCGGCCCTCGAAGCAGGTACTTACCGTCTGACCGTATCCGGCAGTCAGAATGGCCTTACTGACACACTGACCAAGGAATTTACCGCAGTGAAATCGTTTCAGCAAAGGATTGTATCGGACCGAAATCTTTTAACGGAAGGCCAGGGACTCAAGGGTTCTTCTGAAGAACCAACGACAGTGATCTTCAGTGATTCTGAGAAGAGCCAGTACCTCCGGGGTCTTTACCAGCTGATCTGGAATAATGGAAGCCGCCTCGAGCAAAAGCTTGCCGCCCAGGAAGCCGCCAGGCTTTTGGAAAAGTATTTCTCCGACAGTCCCGAATCTAATATCCCTTTAGTTGGAGATAGGGGGGATCGGGATTCTCTGCTCCTTTACCAGCGGTTCGACGGTGGAATCAGCATCCTTTCTTATGGAGAAAGTGATCCGGCCTTGTCCGCAATGGTCGCTTCCGCTGCCCCAGGTGTCTTTGATGATCAGGCCTTAATCCGCTATTTTTACAGAATTCTGGAAGCTGAAGACGCAGGAGAATCAGGAAAAGAGGGAGATCAAGGGAATCAGGGAAGTCAGACACCTGCAGCAGACGATGAAAGTATGATTCTTCTCGGGCTCGCTTCCCTGGGAGAGCCTGTTCTTCTGCAAATTGACAGCTATATGCAGAAGGAAGATCTGTCTGCGGAAGAAAAGATCAACCTGGCTCTGGCTCTGCTGGAAACCGGAGATGGAGCCTACGCCAAGCAGGTTTATCAGGAACTTCTCAGCACTTATCAGAAAGACCTCGGTTCTGTGCTGCGAATCAACGTAGGAAGCGATCAGGATGATATTATTCTGGCTACAACCCGGATGGCACTTCTGGCAGCGCGCCTGGACCAGCCGGAGAAAAACAAGCTTTACCAGTACCTGCTTGAGAATCCTGGCAAAGATATTTTGAATACGCTCGAGCAGCTGGAAATACTCCGCTATAACCTTCAGTATATGGCCTCTTCGCCGGTAAGCTTTACCTATGAACTAAACGGAAAAAAAGAGACCAAAATCTTAAAAAATATGAACTTCTTTAAACTGACCATTCTTCCTGAGGATTTGACGGAGATATCATTCACCAGGATCAAAGGCAAGGTTGGCATGGTGAGCTACTACAACGTTCCGATTCAGTCCGGAGAAGGATCAGAAAATACCGATCTTGACATCAGTCGTACCTACCGCGTCGGCAGTACGGAGACAAATACCTTCAATCGCCAGAACCTCGTCCAGGTCGTGTTAAGCTATAACATCGGCGATAAAGCGCCCCAGGGGCTTTATGAAATTGTGGATGTGCTTCCTGCCGGTCTTGCTCTTATCCCACGTCCCGAAAATTACAATGAAGACCCAACTGCCAAAAATCACTGGGATTATCCGACAGAAGTCAATGGACAAAAGCTGGTCTTCCACGTCGGCAAGGACAAAGGCACGATTACTTATCTGGCACGAGTCATCTCACCTGGTGAATTCAACTGCGAAGCACCCGTTTTGAGCAACATTAAGAACAGTATTGTTTACACAAGCGGCAGCCAATCCAGGATTGTGATCAAATAA
- the amrB gene encoding AmmeMemoRadiSam system protein B — MTALLLLCFSFLLLSGCGGISLTEKSSGEDGGISVSSPSHPGFITREELNAILADQPAVPSKADKRIVSAVMPHHLTAARLINDLMQILAAQEPGLIILVGPNHLNNGNRIITGLDNWETPEGLVETDQPTVNLLLKNSLASRDEGTLSSEHSIGSLAPLIKHYLPKAKIVPLILHHDVTLQEVNTLLAGLEPCLNEHTVLISSVDFSHYLTRVEAQGKDRETLKYMQEFDYPALFRLGNDYLDSPASLAASFRLAEKQGIRAFHVLGNTNSGILLQNDMIQTTSYFTLVFYADTDSD; from the coding sequence ATGACTGCCTTACTATTATTATGCTTTTCTTTCTTACTCCTGTCCGGATGCGGCGGAATAAGCCTAACGGAAAAATCCTCCGGCGAAGACGGCGGGATATCCGTTTCCTCCCCCTCCCATCCCGGTTTTATCACCCGGGAGGAATTAAATGCTATCCTGGCCGACCAGCCTGCTGTACCGTCCAAAGCAGATAAGAGAATAGTAAGTGCCGTGATGCCTCATCATCTGACAGCTGCCCGCCTAATTAACGATCTGATGCAAATACTTGCCGCGCAGGAGCCAGGCCTAATCATCCTGGTGGGTCCAAACCATCTTAACAACGGGAACCGGATTATTACAGGTCTGGATAACTGGGAGACTCCTGAAGGCCTTGTCGAAACGGATCAGCCGACGGTCAACCTTCTGCTTAAAAACAGCCTGGCAAGCAGAGATGAGGGAACCCTCTCTTCGGAACATTCCATTGGCTCTCTGGCACCGCTTATTAAGCATTATCTTCCCAAAGCAAAGATTGTACCGCTCATTCTGCATCATGATGTCACCCTTCAGGAAGTCAATACGCTGCTTGCCGGACTAGAGCCCTGTCTGAATGAACATACGGTTCTGATCTCATCGGTTGACTTTTCGCATTATCTGACCCGGGTCGAGGCCCAGGGTAAAGACCGCGAAACCTTGAAATATATGCAGGAATTCGATTATCCTGCCCTCTTCAGGCTGGGCAATGATTACCTGGATTCCCCCGCATCGCTTGCCGCATCTTTCCGACTGGCTGAGAAGCAAGGAATCCGGGCTTTTCACGTTTTGGGCAACACAAATTCCGGTATACTCCTGCAAAACGATATGATTCAGACAACCAGCTATTTTACGCTAGTGTTCTACGCTGATACAGATAGTGATTAA
- a CDS encoding aspartate aminotransferase family protein produces the protein MVDMNIELNTEQMIAMGKENVMNTYGRLPMALVKGSGSLVWDSDGKQYLDFVAGLAVTSLGHANPEIVETIREQAGEILHTSNLYWIPGQVKLAKMLTDNSFANKVFFCNSGAEANEAAIKLVRKYAKEHFGAEKIQIVSLKNSFHGRTLATITATGQAKYQKGYEPLPEGFSYTTMNDLSELEGVINEETAAVMIEPVQGEGGVHPVSREFLQKARELCDKYGALLIFDEVQCGLGRTGKLFAYEWSGVKPDILTLAKALGNGVPIGAMLATDNVAASFQPGDHASTFGGNHLVSAVGCKVMEIMTREDFLTGVENKGYYFQDKLQKLAEKFDLPGKVRGLGLMVGLPVEEKGPEIVSDCCANGLLINCVGGKTLRFLPPLTVTFDEIDQAMEILEQAFQRSFGVK, from the coding sequence ATGGTCGATATGAATATAGAGCTGAATACGGAACAAATGATCGCGATGGGCAAAGAAAATGTTATGAATACGTATGGCCGTTTGCCAATGGCGTTAGTCAAAGGATCCGGATCGCTGGTCTGGGACAGTGACGGCAAGCAATATCTGGACTTTGTCGCAGGTCTGGCTGTAACCTCACTCGGGCATGCCAATCCGGAGATCGTGGAAACTATCCGCGAACAGGCCGGAGAGATCCTGCATACTTCCAATCTGTACTGGATCCCTGGTCAGGTCAAACTCGCAAAGATGCTAACGGACAATTCGTTCGCGAATAAAGTATTCTTCTGCAACAGCGGAGCGGAGGCCAATGAAGCTGCCATCAAACTGGTGAGGAAGTATGCCAAGGAACACTTTGGGGCTGAGAAAATTCAGATCGTATCCCTGAAGAATTCGTTCCATGGTAGGACGCTGGCAACGATAACAGCCACAGGCCAGGCCAAGTACCAGAAGGGATATGAGCCGCTGCCGGAAGGATTCTCCTATACCACGATGAATGATTTGAGTGAACTGGAAGGCGTCATTAATGAGGAGACTGCGGCTGTAATGATCGAACCTGTGCAAGGGGAAGGCGGTGTGCACCCTGTTTCACGTGAGTTTCTGCAAAAAGCCAGGGAATTATGCGATAAGTACGGGGCGCTGCTGATTTTTGACGAAGTCCAGTGTGGGCTGGGCAGGACCGGGAAACTATTTGCCTACGAGTGGTCCGGCGTAAAGCCGGATATCCTGACACTGGCCAAAGCACTGGGCAATGGTGTGCCGATTGGTGCGATGCTCGCAACAGACAACGTAGCTGCTTCTTTCCAGCCGGGAGACCATGCTTCGACTTTCGGAGGTAACCATCTTGTCTCGGCTGTCGGCTGCAAAGTGATGGAGATTATGACCCGGGAAGATTTTCTGACCGGGGTCGAGAACAAGGGGTATTATTTCCAGGATAAGCTGCAGAAGCTTGCTGAAAAATTTGATTTGCCCGGTAAGGTCAGGGGGCTCGGGCTGATGGTCGGCCTGCCTGTTGAAGAAAAAGGACCCGAGATTGTGAGCGACTGCTGTGCAAACGGACTGCTGATCAACTGTGTCGGAGGCAAGACCCTGCGTTTCCTGCCGCCGCTTACAGTCACGTTTGACGAAATTGACCAGGCGATGGAGATTCTGGAGCAGGCCTTTCAAAGGAGCTTTGGCGTGAAGTAA
- the argB gene encoding acetylglutamate kinase, with translation MEDFSVKISNLDKANILIEALPYIQKFSGSTVVIKYGGHAMIDQELKEKVMLDILLLHTVGIRPVIVHGGGPEINTMLKRVGKESTFVQGLRVTDKETMEIAAMVLVGKLNTEIVSMLNSFGGKAVGLNGQDAKLLVAEKKPMQLANEQGLVEEIDLGYVGEIKKVTPGIITSLLDQGYIPIISPLAGGDDGESYNVNADTAAGTIAGSLKADKFLLLTDVKGIMKDINDPESLISVIPKEDVPAMMTEGIFKGGMIPKVECAVNALEQGTGTVHILDGRQSHAILLELFTDGGIGTMIK, from the coding sequence ATGGAAGATTTCAGTGTGAAGATCAGCAATCTGGATAAGGCCAATATTCTGATCGAAGCCTTGCCGTATATTCAAAAATTCTCCGGGTCTACCGTTGTGATCAAATATGGCGGGCATGCCATGATTGATCAGGAGCTTAAAGAAAAGGTCATGCTCGATATCCTGCTGCTGCATACGGTTGGTATCCGTCCGGTTATTGTTCACGGAGGGGGACCGGAAATCAATACGATGCTGAAGCGTGTCGGCAAAGAAAGCACGTTTGTGCAGGGCTTAAGGGTTACGGATAAAGAGACCATGGAAATTGCAGCGATGGTCCTGGTCGGAAAGCTGAACACGGAGATTGTTTCGATGCTAAACAGCTTTGGCGGAAAGGCAGTAGGGCTGAACGGCCAGGATGCCAAACTGCTCGTCGCCGAGAAGAAACCGATGCAATTGGCCAATGAACAAGGATTGGTCGAGGAAATCGATCTTGGGTATGTTGGTGAGATCAAGAAGGTTACGCCGGGGATCATTACCAGCCTTTTGGATCAGGGATATATTCCGATTATTTCACCGCTGGCCGGTGGAGATGATGGTGAAAGCTATAATGTAAATGCCGATACGGCTGCCGGAACCATCGCCGGATCCTTAAAAGCTGACAAATTCCTGCTTTTGACCGATGTCAAGGGAATTATGAAAGATATCAATGATCCGGAGTCTCTTATTTCCGTCATCCCGAAGGAAGATGTACCGGCAATGATGACGGAAGGGATCTTTAAAGGTGGAATGATACCGAAAGTAGAATGTGCAGTAAACGCGCTGGAACAGGGAACAGGTACCGTTCATATCCTGGACGGCAGACAGTCGCATGCGATTTTATTGGAGTTGTTTACTGACGGTGGGATCGGGACGATGATTAAATAA